Genomic window (Ananas comosus cultivar F153 linkage group 1, ASM154086v1, whole genome shotgun sequence):
CTAGAGtcgagactttttaatagaTACAAGatgtgaacttaaattaaataagagaaaattaaatcaTGATAGGAGCCTGGCGGGACTCAAACTCAGGAACTCCTCCACTAATATCATGAGATTAGGTAAAGACCTAAAGGTCCTCTCTAGGATTTTTATTGAATATATAGTGAACACAATTACAAAAAATACTTTATAGTGTGTGTTGTGTACAACTAGACCCTATATAAATAAAGTACAAGCACTAAtcacataaatacataaatgATTAACAATTTGATCGTATtgttaaattctaaaattaaggttctatatatagattgtcgTCTAGAAAAAAAGGTTTACATGATAAAATGAGATACCTCTTAACTGTTGCAATTGAAAAACAGTGGAGGTTTAGAGAAAGGATGTTTATGTATGATGCCTTCTTAATTACTCTTCATGTTAAAATTACTAGTTAATGGTATATATCTTGGGCTCATAAAGTtaaaatcaaggatttaagtgcccattaGCACGGGTTGTGTCTACCGTGCCGTATTGTACCCAAAAAATATCGGTATGATACAGATCCCATGCCGATGCCATAGCTCATaaccctttattttttaaattaataagtaatttttccAATATAGTTcgaaagatttgataaaaatacataataaacaattagaatattttattgctgaagaaaataaatatttcatgctactATATATCGGTacacatgaattttttatgaccggcacgtatcggcacggcccggcacgcACCGTACCGTACTGTATCGGCAAGTTTCCTATACGAtctcgtgccacggcacttaaatccttagttAAACTTACCCCTTAAATGGGGAAGGCACACCCTGACTTACTACTTTATGACCAATTTTGCCTTAGGTGATCCCTACCTGGCTAAAAGAGTAAATTCCTTTACTTGGGATTTCATCGAATAATTGCGGTTTGTATTTTGTTCTTAGAGAAGTAGTAGTTTCTAATGAAATGCTCTATATGGCTTGCACATTAACTCCAATCAATCCAGCAGTTCGAAATAAGCAACTTAATTAAGACTCCgaccgaactttacgaaagtgAAGTTGGAAGTAGATTCTCTTTCTTTCGTTTCGAGTTATTTCCGCGAATTCTTCTCTTTGCCATACATTACCTTTCTAAGTACTCCTCATAAACGTTTTTAGGGCAATGCATCCGCCTCCTCCGGTTGTCGGTTGGCCTCCGGTCGGCACTTTCCGAAAGAACTTGGGATCTTCTAACCTTTCAAAGCCCACAAGTGCAGAAAAGGACGAAGAAGCGGCAAAGAGTACTGAGTTAGAGAACATTGGCCAGAAACCTGAGACAAAGTCGACGATGTTTGTAAAGGTGAATATGGAAGGGTATGCAGTTGGTAGGAAGATCAACTTGAAGGCGTACGACAGCTACAACTCCCTTTCGTGCGCTCTCCAGAAAATGTTCCATAACTTCTTGTCCAGTAAGTCTGTCGAGAACCATATCGAATATATAAAGATTGTCTTTCGCGATGTTTTCGTGCTTTGTTAGTTTGAGCTAACAAAAATGATATCTCTTTTCCCCCTTATATATTCAGCTGATTGTGTGAATAACTCGAAACAAGACGAAAAAGCTGAGACCATTCCTGCTAACTATATTCTCCTCTACGAAGACAACGAAGGAGATCGAATGCTAGTGGGCGACGTTCCTTGGGAGTACGCATTTCAAATCTTGCTCAGTTTCCATAAAATCCATAAAAGAGATTAATTAGCTCgatttcaaacaaaatttttaacgCAAAAAAGTTTTCTGCAGGTTGTTCATCACTTCAGTGAAGAGGCTGTACATCACACTAGATCCCAAAGTGCGTAAATGCGGTAAGCGATTTGATTTTAACTTCTTACACAGGGTCATATCTCTATGTGCATATGAATTTGTAAGTTCGAACTGAAAAATACATAAATATGTGCACAATCTCTTTTCAGGTTGATTAAGAATCAGTGAGAGGAACATCTAAGCGGCTCAGCATTATGCGACGAAGCGATTGAAGAGAGGGAAGATACTTCCATATAAATAGTAGATAGAGTTTGAGTTGTGTTACTATAAGTATTTTTGATCTTGTGATGTATGGTTTTGTTAATTAAGGACACATAACAAATGACTCTAATGTGAGAGTTTTGCTTATAATATCAtcataatcatcatcatcatactGTAGCTTATACTGTTAATCCTATAAATCATCCCAGCAATGAGTGATGTTTGTATGCAAAGTTCATGTCTAATGGCAAAAACGATGCAGATTAAATGCATTATACTTATTCTTCTGTTATATGTCAATAtgtttttattcaaatttaacaatTGTCAACATTACCATTATCTTTGATTTTTCATGCTTAATGGATATTTTTGAGGTCTAAAACAGTAAATTTGTTGAAACCATTAATTATTTCTGCCGCGGGCAAGAGCCTGATGAGCATGTTACGATGAGCGTACAAATAGAAACGAACACGGTGAACGTAAAGTAGGCAAAcaacaaacagaaaaataaaataaactcaaaGATTTACATGGAAAACtctttgcaggaaaaaaaaaactacgagcaaagaagaagagagttttgctatgaaaaaaaaaaatacaatgttCTGAAGATTACAAACGCTACATCGTATTTAgagcaaaagagaaaaagaagatttCTTAACGGGTTTTTCATTATCGGATTAGATCCGTACCGCAGAAGGCAGAGCCCTCCGCACCCCTCAGCGGttcattttctcaaaaattttgtCGCACCGTAAAATTGTCAATGAATCGGGAGCCCAAAAATCGAAGTCGATAATCAAATTTCCAGGCACCCCTAACACAGCAAACCCAACAAAACTTGGGTGTTGGATCAACTTTTGGGCTCTCACCTCATTTTTGATCCAAATAAAGTCTTATGGTTTGgtctttataaaaatttataaggacaattgtttatatactcaTAGAAAGTTTCCAACTTTATTATTTAGCTCTCTTAaaagactaatattaaaaatatccttttaatgtttcaaattatttcaaatatatttctaagagttaaattttattactgAAATCTTAGGAACAATcgttatttctataaaattactattttgccctttcaaatatacccttctactgTCCCTAACTTTTTTCATTTACTCTTAAGTTAGAGAGAAAAGTTTGACTTCTTTTTAACTCTGATAGAAATTTAATATGGGTTTAATGCGAAGTGACTTAAAGGGTATTAACAGCgggattatttttgaattacgAAGAAATATACAAGAGTTATATTTGAAGCAAATAATAaagtagaaatatataaaatatttcagaagttttgaAGAGTATTTTATAtatgggttatttgcatacacgttcatgcaaacatagtgaattgcggaaatatccctgcaaaacggaaactcaataagttgtccctgcaaaagtcctaatttatgcagatatgtccctctgattaacatatattagagaactatttattttttaacagttttcttatgaaatgacaattttgccctcacaaatatatccctccaaaagcatcatcttccccttctctttctcttcctcttccttttcgggCCGCCGAAGCGGATGGCTGCGACGGCGTGGGTCGAGCTCGctggcgacgaagaagaaggaagataaagaatgagaggaagaaaaaaagggaagaggaagaaggagaggaagaaggagaggaagagggaagagaaagatgaagagggaaagggttcgtagccgcgcgccgccgccgcatctcctcccttgccgccgacgaagaagagggaagaggaagaggaagaggaaaagaaagaaggagaggaagaagaagagggagagggagagggttcgccgccgccgtcgcatcttctccctcgccggcgatgaagaagagggaaaaggaagagggagaggaagaagaaggaagaaaagggaagagggagaggaagaaggaggaaaagaaagagagagggttcgccgttgccgccgtcgctgccgccgccaccctcgccggcgacgaagaagagggaagaagaagaggaggaagaagaagaaggatagAATCGTGAATTCACGTTATAATTAACCTTGGTTAAGtactttaaccgtggttaacgaaaattttctaatagtccttaacggtagggacatatctacataactttagacttttgcagggataattTATGGAGTTTCTGTTTTGCAaaaatatttctgcaattcactatatttgtagggacgtgtatgcaaataaccctttttatatatataggtgaggGAGCTATTTGAGAACGGCTTTACAGTTGAGGGATACATTTTTTACCAAATTAATGCTTTAGGAAATGGATGTACATAAATGCGACCCTTCGTTGCCTTTATgtttacataaattataaaattttaaaaattaatgataataataataattttaaaatatacaacTTTgaaatgttatatattatatctaatGATCTATATTAAGATACTAAAGCATCGCTCTGTGTACTTTGAAATTCAACCAtaagatctcaaaattaaaatttatcccATAATTGGATTCGTTGTTTAACATTGGTTTCTTATGAATCAAAGTATTTCATgcatatatagataatatattttctaagtTTTATATGTAAACCTTTTAGATGttgctatttatatttatcacattaaatttttattcaaaaactttataattaaagtttgagtGTGGTGTAAAGATGTATGTATGACTAAGTCATCTGGTGCGTCTAAGTAACACGTGTACATATGGAGACAAACGGAGCGGTTTTAGGGCGGTTTCGGGGCGGGAGCGGTCTCCCACCTCCCTCTCACTGATTCCGAacgaattaattttaattttatttttgacccCCACTTATCACTTTATTAAgaacccgcttcatttatttcagaGTTGATTCGGATCTGGTTacatttctttttataatttggTTTTCGTTTACTGTCCTATTCGGAGCATATCAGAGTGAGGGCTCAACCAAttcggatccatttgcatccctgtCACCTATATGTGTAAAAGAGGCagtttttaactttatttaacTCATTGCTTCTGCTTTTTTGCTtttactttaattctttactTTCTTTGCGTCTGCTTTTTTcaaaagaatacaaaaaaaaaattattctctgaaaaaaaatattttttatcaacaTTTTCGTTTTCGGATGAAATTATTTGAAAACAAATatgctatattttataaatttttttttaaaaattctaaaaaatactttttctataaattaaatgaatagaaagtaaagaattaaagtaaaACTATTTTCTCATATATTTTCTGAGAAACCAATTATGACACCCTAAATGAATCAAACTTACTATCAAAAGGTGATCAGATTCAAAGTTACAAgccatgtatatatagagatatacttACTAGCAACTTGTGAGAGTACTAATACCTTTTTTGTATTTACCACCACacaacaagagagagagagagagagatggaaagaGTAGAGAAGATGGAGATGGTGGAGGATGATGGTCGCATAAGAACAGGTTTGTGTACACATACTTcacataatatatatgattCTTGTTGCTAAAATTTATGAGGAAACTATATGTTTGAAAGGAAAATATTATACTTGTAGTAGTAGTACTATTCAATCTCATATATCTATGAAAGATACCCTTTTGTTACCTTCATGTATACCTCTCTCTTTATTAAAGTTTGTTGGGtattttgaagattttttttttttaatgtatttataCATTTCATTCATGCTTTGTTAGGATCATAACCATGGATGTGTGCTCTCAGATCAGACATTCTCTGATCatgatataataattattatttgttcTTACTTTCATTTTAAAACTGGATGTATGTGTCTATGACAAGTCCTTGTTAGACTTATGAGAAATAGCTGTTGTTTTTTAAATGCTTAAGCTATCAGAgtgatgtttttaatatttatattcaatagttCCTCTCACGTCTAAGTTTGAGACTTTTTTAATCTGCTCTAATATCGTATAAATATACTAAATAACTgtttttctctaaaagcttaagcttttaggaAACGATGcttttaatttgataagattGATTATTTCAGTGATATGGTACATATTGGAGTTGGTTCAAAATTCCCTCAGTTCCAAAAGATGCTGAGCTCAATGACCCAAATGTATATATGTGCcatatatttaacttttttttttttctttttctactatCTCTTCTTTTATGCCATGGCTCATCTAATATTTTAGATTACTCCTAGGCCTGTTTCATGTAagaagtgaattttttttttgtctctctcttttgttcttaCAAATTAATTTCTATGTACAATTAATTTCCATAAACTCAAAAGGGATTGGAAAATGTAGGAGACTGTGGGGGCTTAGAAagtccttgcttttgttcatgTCATTGCGCATGCTCTTACCTCTATCATCAACAAATTGTTTGATAAGTTGGAATACACTCACCAATTCTTTCGAAAAGAAGATACCCACCATCCATCAATGGTTTAAAGTATCACCAATCCTTCATTAATCACTTAAGATTGTTTATTTATTCTTGTAGGGCCCTAAACTAAACTCTAAAAATAGTCATAGTTTAGGACGTAGTGCTGTTTGATGAAGTGTATTGTCTTAATAGTGCGATTAGGAGAAGCAACTATAGTAATATATCTCCAATTGCTTCTTTCGGCAAAACAAAATTAGAAGCACCAAATTCGAGCTTCTGCCTTTGAGGTTTGGAATCTCATTTCACTTCTCGCCGTTGCAAAagctttagattttttttctctttgccaAACGCTCTACTAAAGATTAATGTTActgaaagcagaagcagaagtagAAGCGCTACTATATATGCA
Coding sequences:
- the LOC109707217 gene encoding auxin-responsive protein IAA25-like; this encodes MKSASLELELPLKEEADGLAEKKQKHLELRLGISSSDGIEGGGELTRFMGHQDVGLAQQRVVSIGLGHGGSKRCFSQTGSGFVHPWSLAARQQKAALEQAQRSPSSTSHIPRAMHPPPPVVGWPPVGTFRKNLGSSNLSKPTSAEKDEEAAKSTELENIGQKPETKSTMFVKVNMEGYAVGRKINLKAYDSYNSLSCALQKMFHNFLSTDCVNNSKQDEKAETIPANYILLYEDNEGDRMLVGDVPWELFITSVKRLYITLDPKVRKCG